One part of the Hydra vulgaris chromosome 01, alternate assembly HydraT2T_AEP genome encodes these proteins:
- the LOC136074700 gene encoding zinc finger BED domain-containing protein 4-like — protein sequence MLPYNFVEDRGFKELMKLMEPQYLVPSRTMFSRSVVPELYCSVKQKTANEKYRDFEDIPSYLFTTNLWTSRAQDPFIYFCLSYVSPEFELKTFTLENKPFPGEHTGESILESLDKTIDNWELPRTVRIYALRDNGSNMKSAMNFSQSFYNLSCFDHTLQLTINDAVSEIDCMQNVLSKSRRIVSHYHHNCQATQNLHREQKRLGKVERELIINVATRWNSGYFMLKRLCEEKDAISAELAISEKIDNLTNADWKLVEGHRTTLAPFEQASRELCGKNYPTLSMKIPALHGLNQQLQRFINDPSHKDCGVLISRKLKLKLDRRFPQFISALPDAACTFLDPRYKSIFFSEQQQATVVDSVHQYSKEFRSRGGTGVGGGGHCALSDHDTNLIQGTSAIPGVPAPDFGIAGPGSCPGRKSAAASKPSSLWDDFDSKLTTATANRILPVDDAASVQKEVRMYMIEPPIGRNANVLADEKTIKKYTLNPSVLFSPFNVKKKLDLLDENKAAGIDDDSPYILKICNSALSLPLNLLFIKAYNTETTPQLWKQINITPIPKKRKENDPTNYRPISSSSVISKVQQKIIKDEITVT from the exons ATGTTGCCATACAACTTTGTAGAAGACAGAGGATTCAAAGAACTGATGAAATTAATGGAACCACAATATCTGGTGCCAAGCAGAACTATGTTTTCAAGATCAGTTGTACCAGAGTTATATTGTAGTGTAAAACAGAAAACCGCTAATGAAAAATATCGAGATTTTGAAGATATTCCTTCATATTTATTCACAACTAACCTGTGGACTTCGAGGGCGCAAGatccatttatttatttctgtcTGTCATATGTAAGCCCTGAATTTGAGCTAAAGACATTTACATTAGAAAACAAGCCGTTTCCAGGAGAACATACTGGAGAAAGCATTCTTGAATCTTTAGACAAGACTATTGATAATTGGGAACTTCCTCGGACTGTTCGAATTTATGCGTTGCGTGATAATGGCAGTAATATGAAAAGCGCCATGAATTTCTCACAAtcattttataatctttcttgtTTTGATCACACTTTACAGTTAACCATCAATGATGCCGTGAGTGAAATTGATTGTATGCAGAATGTCCTTTCCAAAAGCCGTCGTATTGTGTCACATTATCACCATAACTGCCAGGCTACACAGAATTTGCACAGAGAGCAGAAGCGATTAGGAAAGGTAGAACGAGAACTTATAATCAATGTTGCTACTAGGTGGAACTCGGGTTACTTTATGCTAAAGAGATTATGCGAAGAAAAAGATGCTATATCTGCAGAGCTAGCAATAAgtgaaaaaattgataacttgACTAATGCAGACTGGAAGCTTGTTGAAGGCCATCGTACAACTCTTGCTCCATTTGAACAAGCAAGTAGAGAATTATGTGGCAAGAACTACCCAACGTTGTCTATGAAAATTCCGGCTTTGCATGGCTTAAATCAGCAATTGCAGCGATTCATCAATGATCCTTCACATAAGGATTGTGGTGTACTTATTTCTcgaaaattaaagttaaaactagACCGACGATTTCCGCAATTCATATCAGCTTTGCCTGATGCAGCATGTACATTTCTTGATCCACGCTACAAATCCATCTTCTTTTCTGAACAACAGCAAGCTACTGTTGTAGACAGTGTTCATCAGTACTCTAAGGAATTCCGATCTCGTGGCGGTACTGGTGTTGGTGGAGGTGGACATTGCGCTTTGAGCGATCATGATACGAACTTAATTCAAG GAACATCTGCTATTCCTGGTGTTCCCGCTCCTGATTTTGGAATTGCTGGTCCTGGTTCATGTCCTGGTCGGAAATCAGCTGCAGCCTCCAAGCCAAGTAGTTTATGGGATGACTTCGACAGTAAGCTTACAACAGCAACTGCGAATAGGATACTGCCAGTTGATGATGCAGCTTCTGTGCAAAAGGAGGTCAGAATGTATATGATTGAACCTCCTATTGGAAGGAACGCCAATGTACTTGCTGATGAAAA aacaattaaaaaatatactttaaatccATCTGTTCTATTCTCAccatttaatgttaaaaaaaaacttgatttattaGATGAAAACAAAGCAGCTGGAATTGACGATGATTCTccttatattctaaaaatatgCAATTCTGCTCTTAGCCTGCCtcttaatttactatttatcaAAGCATACAACACTGAAACTACACCACAACTATGGAAACAGATAAACATCACACCTATTCCAAAAAAAAGGAAGGAAAATGATCCGACAAATTATCGGCCTATCTCATCATCATCAGTTATTAGTAAAGtacagcaaaaaataataaaagatgagATAACAGTTACTTAA